In the genome of Segnochrobactrum spirostomi, the window TCTCGGACACGGTGGCGAGCATCGGCGGCGAGGAGAACGCTTTCACCTCGAACGATTACACCGCCTATTTCCAGCAGGTCGCCAAGGACGATCTCAAGCTCATGATGGGCTTCGAGGCCGACCGCATGGCGAACCTCGTCCTCACCGACGAGGTGCTGAAGCCCGAGAAGCAGGTCGTGCTCCAGGAGCGCGCGATGCGGACGGAGAACGATCCGGGTGCGCAGCTCGGCGAGGCGCTCGACGCCGCCCTCTACGTCACCCATCCTTACGCCATCCCGGTGATCGGCTGGCGGCCCGAAATCGAGAATCTGCAGGCGAAGGACGCGCTCGCCTTCTACGATCGCTTCTACACGCCGAACAATGCGGTGGTCGTCGTCGCCGGCGACGTCACGCCGGAAGAGGTCAAGACGCTCGCCGAGGAGACCTACGGCAAGGTCGCGCGCCGGGCCGATCCCGGCGACCGGGTCCGTCCGTCGGTGCCGCATCTCGTGCCCGAGCGCATCGTCAAGCTCGTCGACGAGCGGGTGTCCCAGCCGACCGTGCAGCAGCAATGGCTGGTGCCGAGCCGTCGCACCGCGACCGACAACGAGGCGGCCGCGCTCACCGTGCTCGCCGAGCTCGTCGGCGGCGGGTCGACCAGCCGGCTCTACGACAAGCTTGTCCGCAACGACGGTCCGGCCACCAGCGCCGGTGCCTTCTATCAGGGCGGACCGCGCGATGCGGGCCGCTTCGTGATCTATGCCGCGCCGCGCGACGGCGTGACGACGGAGGCGGCCGAAACCGCGCTCGACGCGGTGATCACGGCAGTCGCCGACAAGGGCGTGACCGCCGACGAGGTCAACCGGGCGAAGCGCTCCATCGTCGCCGATTCGATCTATGCCCAAGACAACCAGGGCACGCTCGCGCGCATCTTTGGGGCGGGGCTCGCGACCGGGCTGACGATCGACCAGATCCGCAGTTGGCCGTCGCGCATCGCGGCGGTGTCGCCGGCGGACGTGCAGGCGGTGGCGCGCAAATATCTCGTGCCGGGCGAACAGGTGACCGGGCTGCTGCTGCCCCCGCCGGGCACCAAGCCGCAGAACGGCGGCGCCGTGGTGCCGCGTCTCTCGAACCAGGAAGGCTGATGACGATGTCGTTCGTTCGCGTTCTCCGCCGTCCCTTCGAGCGGGTCGGGATTCTTCTGCGCGCCGGCGCCGTCGCCGGCCTCGTCGCGGGCGGCTCGCTCGCCGGGGCCGTCGCCGCCGAGGCGATGGACATCGAGCCCGTCGTCAGTCCCGGCGGCATCCACGCCTGGCTCGTCCACGACGACAGCGTGCCGATCGTCGCCGTCAACTTCGCCTTCAAGGGCGGCGGTTCGGCGCAGGATCCGGTCGGCAAGGAGGGGCTCGCGAACCTCCTCTCGACCCTGCTCGACGAAGGCGCGGCCGACCTCGATTCCGAGGCCTACCAGAAGAAGCTCGCCGACCTCGCGATCAAGCTCGGCTTCGATGCCGGGCGGGATTCCTTCTCGGGCTCGATGCAGACGCTGGCGGCGAACACGCCCGCAGCGTTCGACCTTTTGCGCCTCGCCTTGACCGAGACCCGCTTCGACGCCGAGCCGATCAGCCGCATGAAGGCGCAGATCGTCTCCGGCCTGCGCGACGACGCCCAGAACCCGGGCGCCGTCTCGAACCGGCTGTTCGCCAAGACCCTGTTTCCGGAGCACCCCTACGGGCGACCCGGCGACGGCACGGTCGAGAGCGTCGAGGCGATCAAGGCCGACGATCTCAAGGCGTTCAAGGCGCGCATCTTCGCCCGCGACAATCTCTATGTCGGCGTGGTCGGTGCGATCGATGCGAAGACGCTCGGGGCTCTGCTCGACAAGACCTTCGGCGGCTTGCCCGCCAAGGCCGATCTGACGCCGGTACCGGACGTCGTGCCCGTGACCGGGGCGGAGGCCACCCGCGCCATGCCGACGGCCCAGGCGATCCTGCGCTTCGGCCTGCCGGGCCTCAAGCGGGCCGACCCGGATTTCATCCCGGCCTATGTGATGAACCACATCCTCGGCGGCGGCACCTTCACCTCGTGGCTGTTCCGCGAGGTGC includes:
- a CDS encoding M16 family metallopeptidase, yielding MRSGIARRLAVLLVAGTAFAPLAAPLAFADDAAPETTLPAPVIAPDMATFTLANGLQVVVIPDHRAPVVTHMIWYKAGAADEPSGKSGIAHFLEHLMFKGTKDHPAGAFSDTVASIGGEENAFTSNDYTAYFQQVAKDDLKLMMGFEADRMANLVLTDEVLKPEKQVVLQERAMRTENDPGAQLGEALDAALYVTHPYAIPVIGWRPEIENLQAKDALAFYDRFYTPNNAVVVVAGDVTPEEVKTLAEETYGKVARRADPGDRVRPSVPHLVPERIVKLVDERVSQPTVQQQWLVPSRRTATDNEAAALTVLAELVGGGSTSRLYDKLVRNDGPATSAGAFYQGGPRDAGRFVIYAAPRDGVTTEAAETALDAVITAVADKGVTADEVNRAKRSIVADSIYAQDNQGTLARIFGAGLATGLTIDQIRSWPSRIAAVSPADVQAVARKYLVPGEQVTGLLLPPPGTKPQNGGAVVPRLSNQEG
- a CDS encoding M16 family metallopeptidase, producing MTMSFVRVLRRPFERVGILLRAGAVAGLVAGGSLAGAVAAEAMDIEPVVSPGGIHAWLVHDDSVPIVAVNFAFKGGGSAQDPVGKEGLANLLSTLLDEGAADLDSEAYQKKLADLAIKLGFDAGRDSFSGSMQTLAANTPAAFDLLRLALTETRFDAEPISRMKAQIVSGLRDDAQNPGAVSNRLFAKTLFPEHPYGRPGDGTVESVEAIKADDLKAFKARIFARDNLYVGVVGAIDAKTLGALLDKTFGGLPAKADLTPVPDVVPVTGAEATRAMPTAQAILRFGLPGLKRADPDFIPAYVMNHILGGGTFTSWLFREVREKRGLTYGVETYLLAYDHAGVLAGGLATRPDKAAEAMKVIDGELHRMATDGPSAEELAAAKRFLIGSYPLRFDSSSAIAGQLLGIQLDGLGIDYVNKRNGLIEAVTLDDVKRVAKRLLDHGAPTVVSVTPPKG